In Solanum stenotomum isolate F172 chromosome 6, ASM1918654v1, whole genome shotgun sequence, one DNA window encodes the following:
- the LOC125868682 gene encoding uncharacterized protein LOC125868682 has product MATITVLIRHSGKWSEENCYVEYSIDGIVLKEYASYSDLVDLISVQLNVNLTKKCIKIKYTVEGNDTPMEIRNDMGVRVYVQLKKINTQFGVYPLCVSIFDIDIVYSDSGETSIEGDVLQLEYNQELIGTNDTLPIVPTFGDQPVDVFDVGNDLIITNRSQKEIMIDQIYMDKSTLKDVMEKYSIEKRFKFLVERSNSISYTLVCQSKECPWLMKASSINKSKMFRIRVFNSEHTCPLKDGVHSDCRATSGLIGGIIAPKLRNHKRKYTPNDIRDDVRLDLGIDINYMLAWRAKEKALESIMGQPAASYGKLPRYLYTLDKTYPSSHIRMKKTPENEFLYVFIALHAFIKGFDHCRPIVVVDASHLKSTYTGAFVSASTLDGAGNILPLAYRVIDSENDASWTWFFEQFKEAYGERENMCVVSDRHNSIIKAVSIVYNNIQHYACIWHLWANVCKNFRKANEQLSEVFYTMAKAYTQTDFDKLMKRVEQFDVRVKNYLELVGYEKWARLYAPVPRGWVMTSNIAECINSTLVAARELPIFDFLEQVRLMFARWNCTNRKNASCTFTLLGKKFQEILVLNESKYGRMTVFPSTDYIYSVSDEGNSYIVCLEKKTCSCNRFQVDGIPCAHAWRVLNKKHMLPDEYCSDFYKPETILRTYEVPVYPLPDKSEWNIPEHIDTEVVLPPKYKRPPGRPKKQREKSFSEFSKRKGTNSCSTCG; this is encoded by the exons ATGGCTACTATCACAGTTTTGATTCGGCATTCCGGAAAATGGAGCGAAGAGAATTGCTATGTAGAATATAGCATTGACGGGATAGTGTTGAAGGAATATGCTTCGTATTCTGATTTAGTTGATTTGATTTCGGTACAATTGAACGTCAATCTTACAAAAAAGTGTATCAAAATCAAATACACCGTCGAAGGTAACGACACGCCTATGGAAATACGTAACGACATGGGTGTGCGCGTATATGTTCAGTTGAAAAAGATCAACACTCAATTTGGAGTATATCCCTTATGTGTAAGTATTTTCGATATTGATATAGTATATTCTGATTCTGGAGAAACTTCTATTGAAGGTGATGTGTTGCAACTTGAATACAATCAAGAATTAATTGGTACGAATGATACATTACCAATTGTCCCAACGTTTGGCGATCAACCAGTAGATGTATTTGATGTTGGAAATGATTTAATAATTACGAACAGATCGCAAAAGGAGATAATGATTGATCAGATATACATGGATAAGTCGACATTGAAGGATGTGATGGAAAAGTATTCAATcgaaaaaaggtttaaattctTGGTGGAGAGGTCAAACTCTATAAG CTATACTCTTGTATGTCAATCTAAAGAATGCCCATGGCTGATGAAAGCGTCAAGTATTAACAAGTCGAAGATGTTCAGAATTAGAGTTTTTAACTCTGAACATACATGTCCTTTAAAGGATGGGGTGCATTCAGATTGTCGTGCAACAAGTGGATTGATTGGAGGAATAATCGCACCTAAATTGAGAAATCACAAGAGGAAGTACACTCCAAATGATATCAGGGATGACGTTAGATTGGACTTGGGTATTGATATTAACTACATGTTGGCATGGCGAGCAAAAGAGAAGGCATTAGAATCGATAATGGGGCAACCAGCTGCGTCTTATGGGAAGCTACCTAGATACTTGTATACCTTGGATAAGACATACCCTAGTTCACATATTCGAATGAAGAAAACGCCTGAGAACGAATTCTTGTATGTGTTTATAGCGTTGCATGCTTTTATAAAGGGATTTGATCATTGTAGGCCAATTGTTGTTGTAGATGCCAGCCACCTTAAATCAACATATACTGGAGCATTCGTATCAGCCAGCACTTTAGATGGAGCAG ggAATATATTACCTTTGGCATACAGAGTTATTGATTCAGAAAATGATGCTTCTTGGACATGGTTCTTTGAACAATTCAAAGAAGCTTATGGTGAAAGAGAGAATATGTGTGTGGTATCTGACCGACATAATAGCATAATAAAGGCTGTATCTATTGTATACAACAATATCCAACATTACGCCTGCATATGGCACTTGTGGGCTAATGTATGCAAGAATTTTCGAAAAGCAAATGAGCAATTAAGTGAAGTATTCTACACTATGGCAAAAGCGTATACTCAAACTGATTTTGATAAGCTAATGAAAAGAGTTGAGCAGTTTGATGTAAGGGTGAAGAACTACTTGGAGTTGGTTGGATATGAGAAGTGGGCAAGGTTATATGCACCAGTTCCTCGTGGTTGGGTGATGACGTCGAATATTGCAGAGTGCATCAATTCGACGTTGGTAGCAGCAAGAGAATTACCAATATTTGACTTTCTTGAACAAGTGCGCTTGATGTTTGCTAGATGGAATTGCACAAATCGAAAAAATGCATCATGTACTTTCACACTACTTGGGAAGAAGTTTCAGGAAATACTTGTGCTTAATGAATCAAAATATGGGCGTATGACG GTTTTCCCGTCAACTGATTACATTTATTCAGTAAGTGATGAAGGGAATAGTTATATTGTATGCTTGGAAAAGAAGACTTGTAGTTGCAACAGGTTTCAAGTCGACGGAATACCGTGCGCACATGCGTGGAGGGTGTTGAACAAAAAACACATGCTTCCAGATGAATATTGTTCAGACTTTTACAAGCCAGAAACAATATTGAGAACATATGAAGTGCCTGTGTATCCTCTCCCTGACAAAAGTGAATGGAATATACCTGAACACATTGATACCGAAGTTGTATTGCCACCAAAATACAAACGACCTCCAGGAAGGCCAAAGAAGCAACGGGAGAAGTCATTTAGCGAGTTTAGCAAAAGGAAGGGTACCAATTCTTGTAGTACATGTGGATAG
- the LOC125868681 gene encoding disease resistance protein RGA2-like — MADPVIGATLQVVLEKLLSLTIEELKSLRNFNNDLEMLIQNVSLIQAFIHDVERPQVEKQVVEQWLMRLERVAENAENVFDQLRYESLKTKVMKIRNSPVKKVRNFFSHTSFKCKMSRKINNVTQELMAINKDKDASDIKEKILNMREDVVLCTIPIVGMGGLGKTTVAKRIFNDEQIEKHFEKRVWLCLPEMSEMKSFLEPILESLTERKLEVQSRDIIVKKLRDELTGRKYLLVLDDLWRVDPTLWHEFVDTLRGINTSRGNCILVTTRMELVASAVAVGPHMLEKLTEHHCWSIFKQKAFVDGEVPEEIMIMEKRIGEMCQGLPLAASVLGGLLRNKKNMNGRQFLMAIPLFHLIKMIMENIT; from the exons ATGGCCGATCCTGTAATTGGAGCTACTCTTCAAGTTGTGCTTGAGAAGTTGCTTTCTCTAACTATCGAGGAGCTCAAAAGCTTAAGGAACTTCAACAATGATCTGGAAATGCTGATACAAAATGTATCCTTGATCCAAGCTTTCATTCATGACGTTGAAAGACCACAAGTTGAGAAACAGGTTGTGGAACAATGGCTCATGAGGCTTGAGAGAGTTGCTGAAAATGCTGAAAATGTGTTTGACCAATTAAGATATGAATCTCTCAAAACAAAAGTGATGAAGATCAGAAACAGCCCAGTGAAAAAGGTCCGTAACTTCTTTTCTCATACTTCTTTTAAGTGCAAAATGTCTCGAAAAATCAACAACGTCACTCAAGAGTTGATGGCTATCAATAA AGATAAGGATGCTTCTGATATAAAGGAGAAGATTTTGAACATGAGAGAGGATGTTGTTCTGTGCACCATTCCCATAGTAGGTATGGGGGGTTTAGGGAAAACAACTGTGGCTAAAAGAATTTTTAATGATGAACAGATCGAGAAACACTTTGAAAAGAGAGTTTGGTTGTGTCTACCTGAAATGTCTGAAATGAAGAGCTTTCTTGAACCGATCCTCGAATCATTGACAGAGAGGAAACTTGAGGTCCAGAGCAGAGATATAATAGTCAAGAAACTCCGAGATGAACTGACAGGAAGAAAGTATTTGCTTGTCCTGGATGATTTGTGGCGTGTTGACCCGACACTGTGGCATGAGTTTGTGGACACCTTGCGAGGAATAAATACATCTCGAGGAAACTGCATTCTTGTGACTACCCGTATGGAACTGGTGGCGTCTGCAGTAGCAGTAGGACCTCATATGTTGGAAAAATTAACAGAACATCATTGCTGGtcaattttcaaacaaaaagcATTTGTTGATGGGGAAGTTCCAGAGGAAATAATGATTATGGAGAAAAGGATTGGTGAAATGTGCCAAGGTCTACCTTTGGCTGCAAGTGTGTTAGGAGGCCTCCTACGCAACAAGAAAAACATGAATGGTAGGCAATTCTTGATGGCAATCCCCTTGTTCCACTTGATCAAGATGATTATGGAGAATATAACTTAA
- the LOC125868683 gene encoding uncharacterized protein LOC125868683, which produces MDAKKKYYRIDGMPLAMQVWIYECCSAVDLNIAEKKTNRIPRLVNWRTRNSIIHYEFLMEGMFGDNGNPLKYKNIQPLLKEIAFYQLPSKSDAIPKNTFQKVGDKDDDEDDDFTSKPPSHKPHNKEKGKQKVIVSLSTSIKKFNMHAGSSCKEKSPPVLHGYRKAKSTPFSSVSTPVENNVPVQELYNQPDDSANTAPPMSSKQPQVTKADEIGVLRQDLASFKDSVTNEFKELRLFILENFKQVMDAVNKSNPQSGAPCQVKHNNDKLREYIHI; this is translated from the exons atggatGCCAAGAAAAAGTATTATAGAATTGATGGTATGCCTCTTGCCATGCAAGTTTGGATATATGAATGTTGTTCTGCTGTTGATCTGAATATTGCTGAAAAGAAGACCAATCGTATTCCCAGACTGGTCAATTGGAGGACCAGAAACAGCATAATACATTATGAATTCCTAATGGAAGGAATGTTCGGTGATAACGGCAATCCG ttaaaatacaaaaacattCAACCTTTACTAAAGGAGATTGCATTTTATCAGCTTCCATCAAAAAGTGATGCAATCCCCAAGAATACCTTTCAAAAAGTTGGCGACAAAGATGATGACGAAGATGATGATTTCACTTCAAAGCCTCCAAGTCATAAGCCACACAATAAAGAAAAAGGTAAACAGAAGGTAATTGTTTCATTGTCCACATCGATCAAAAAGTTCAATATGCATGCAGGTTCGAGTTGTAAGGAGAAAAGTCCACCAGTATTGCATGGTTACCGTAAGGCAAAGAGTACACCCTTTAGTTCTGTTTCAACCCCCGTGGAGAATAATGTACCAGTACAGGAGTTGTATAATCAGCCAGATGATTCTGCCAACACTGCACCACCAATGAGTTCGAAACAACCTCAAGTTACCAAGGCAGACGAAATTGGTGTACTGAGACAAGATCTTGCCTCTTTCAAGGATTCT GTTACTAATGAGTTCAAGGAGTTGCGCTTGTTTATACTGGAAAATTTTAAACAAGTCATGGATGCAGTCAACAAAAGCAATCCTCAATCTGGAGCACCATGTCAGGTTAAGCACAACAATGATAAATTACGAGAATACATTCACATATAA